A part of Paramisgurnus dabryanus chromosome 15, PD_genome_1.1, whole genome shotgun sequence genomic DNA contains:
- the LOC135782551 gene encoding uncharacterized protein, whose protein sequence is MIIRFYFAVTLLTQLLTMSAAANDNVTDPWQIEFIEESQHQISQAEEAINDESNASVRRSSRLASKSSCSPPSIIDWPLPKLLETLYRHDIPAPTGASHKELFALLCEKIDVPAADIPPPPPFSGKKQTQKRKNLEPASTSADVAPKRAGGSDVSTRAIYSSSVQNNDPVLSALSSIQSSLSNMNSRIQALESGSRSKASANFSISGPSCDNSSSTTARLPVFTPQQNDDVINSVTIPRRTMGSAVPVTTGSPFFPPAAAISHQLRSQIIAGVVHKLVWRTHYLQQRRESPCPEPGLHPVSACFVNSAGYPQSVIRPIRCA, encoded by the exons ATGATTATACGCTTTTATTTTGCTGTAACGTTACTCACCCAACTGCTGACCATGTCTGCCGCCGCAAATGATAACGTTACAGATCCGTGGCAAATTGAATTCATCGAAGAATCCCAGCATCAAATAAGTCAAGCGGAGGAAGCCATTAATGACGAAAGCAATGCTTCTGTCCGCCGGAGCTCTCGCCTGGCAAGTAAATCATCTTGTAGTCCTCCCAGCATCATTGACTGGCCGCTGCCGAAATTACTGGAAACCTTATACAGACACGACATCCCGGCACCAACTGGAGCTTCGCATAAGGAACtttttgctttgctttgtgaaaAAATTGACGTTCCAGCAGCAGAtattcctcctcctcctccattCTCCGGCAAGAAACAGACGCAGAAGAGAAAGAATCTAGAACCGGCTTCCACTTCGGCTGATGTTGCACCCAAGCGGGCAGGCGGATCCGACGTCTCAACCCGAGCAATCTACTCTTCTTCAGTCCAAAACAACGACCCAGTGTTGTCAGCTTTGTCCAGCATTCAGTCTTCGCTCTCCAACATGAATTCCAGAATTCAAGCTCTTGAGTCCGGTTCAAGATCTAAGGCCTCGGCAAACTTTTCCATTTCTGGTCCGTCTTGCGATAACTCCTCATCGACCACGGCGCGGCTGCCCGTGTTTACTCCGCAGCAGAATGATGACGTCATCAATTCAGTGACTATACCACGAAGAACTATGGGAAGTGCAGTTCCCGTGACTACAGGCTCTCCATTCTTTCCGCCGGCTGCTGCGATTTCTCATCAGTTGAGAAGCCAAATCATCGCAG GTGTCGTCCACAAGCTTGTCTGGAGGACCCATTATTTACAACAGAGGAGGGAAAGCCCATGTCCAGAGCCTGGTTTGCATCCCGTTTCCGCCTGCTTTGTCAATTCTGCGGGCTACCCCCAGAGTGTTATTCGGCCCATTCGCTGCGCATAG